One genomic region from Ptychodera flava strain L36383 chromosome 14, AS_Pfla_20210202, whole genome shotgun sequence encodes:
- the LOC139149446 gene encoding BTB/POZ domain-containing protein 17-like: MAYHTRACCGDFAIIADIFMTEMDQDSINKLPGQWFDDSSKLQQSFAKLYNSPEISDLIIHVGKKSYYAHRLFLALASDVFKVMLTSSKWKDSRQEEIRLEEPYSESVFGEFLQYMYTGHIYITTSSAIPLLMLADKYNVLNLKEACQSFMMKSFVNPARQNHVLSWYQYSRRCAQHTKLESFCFTFIQNNMDIIIDSPDWAILEKETLLSILKSSDLIITSEFRLYNAVEQWLLNPSNVKNIRQNLREILPHVRFPMMLPEQLITIENRKVVVDNWFLYMEHLMKAYRFHAVSQTARQKVEFKEDGEEYTHRNYTDSEHGVCTTINIENYSKRKPFEYSCHIETAKTGSSVDRDGKHRWDLQFWPKGQQKPALTEFGNAYLLQTDNVTLALDPLGRLEEAFKIVIAIQGRQNDMNYIKKVHQYTHDFGVKMMFRIRDLFCMHELTAGDSQYLHNDALTVKLIIRPCKPSR; the protein is encoded by the exons ATGGCATACCACACCAG GGCTTGCTGTGGAGATTTTGCGATTATAGCAGATATTTTCATGACTGAGATGGATCAAGATAGCATTAACAAATTGCCTGGTCAATGGTTTGATGACAGTTCTAAACTACAGCAGagttttgctaagttatacaACAGTCCAGAAATCAGTGATCTCATCATTCATGTCGGCAAGAAGAGCTACTACGCACACAGATTGTTTCTCGCCTTGGCAAGTGACGTTTTCAAAGTGATGCTGACGAGCTCAAAGTGGAAGGATTCTAGACAGGAGGAGATCCGTCTTGAGGAACCGTACAGTGAGTCGGTCTTTGGAGAATTTTTGCAGTACATGTATACCGGCCATATTTACATTACCACCAGCTCTGCCATTCCTTTATTAATGCTGGCTGACAAGTACAATGTTTTGAACTTGAAGGAGGCATGTCAGTCATTTATGATGAAAAGCTTCGTCAATCCTGCCAGACAAAATCATGTTCTGTCTTGGTACCAGTACAGCAGGAGGTGTGCGCAGCATACGAAACTCGAATCGTTTTGTTTCACGTTCATCCAGAATAACATGGATATCATTATTGATTCGCCCGATTGGGCGATTTTAGAGAAGGAGACACtcttgtcaattttgaaaagctCCGATCTCATCATCACCAGTGAGTTTAGACTTTACAATGCGGTAGAGCAGTGGTTACTGAATCCatcaaatgttaaaaatatcaGGCAGAATCTACGAGAGATACTACCTCACGTACGGTTTCCAATGATGCTGCCAGAACAGCTCATCACAATTGAGAACCGTAAGGTGGTGGTTGATAACTGGTTTCTCTACATGGAGCACTTGATGAAGGCTTATCGTTTCCACGCCGTCTCGCAAACGGCCAGACAGAAAGTAGAGTTCAAAGAAGACGGAGAGGAATACACGCACAGAAATTACACGGACAGTGAACACGGTGTCTGCACCACCATCAACATCGAGAACTACTCCAAGAGAAAACCGTTTGAATATTCTTGCCACATTGAGACTGCCAAGACAGGGTCGTCGGTGGACAGAGACGGCAAACACCGGTGGGATTTGCAGTTCTGGCCAAAGGGCCAACAGAAACCTGCTTTGACAGAGTTCGGCAATGCTTATCTGCTACAGACAGACAATGTGACTTTGGCTCTCGACCCTCTTGGTAGGCTGGAAGAAGCTTTCAAAATTGTCATCGCGATTCAGGGGCGTCAGAACGACATGAACTACATCAAGAAAGTTCATCAGTACACCCATGACTTCGGCGTCAAGATGATGTTTAGGATACGTGACCTTTTCTGTATGCACGAACTGACAGCTGGTGACTCTCAGTACCTTCACAATGATGCCCTGACAGTGAAACTCATCATTAGACCTTGTAAACCTAGCAGGTGA
- the LOC139149448 gene encoding LOW QUALITY PROTEIN: polyribonucleotide nucleotidyltransferase 1, mitochondrial-like (The sequence of the model RefSeq protein was modified relative to this genomic sequence to represent the inferred CDS: inserted 1 base in 1 codon), with protein sequence MAARIGSLRNSFLLQNKRYTRTCVLLYEFEHKHMLKFRRWNHFNPWKNAESAGDVDIQIGTRPLKIFTGKLARFADGCAVAKVGETSVMVTAVSRTKPSSSASFLPLTVDYRQKAAAAGRIPMNHLRRDRGPTDVEILTSRMIDRSIRPLFPSGYFYDTQIICNSLALDGANEPDILSINAASAALALSDIPWNGPIGAVRVGHVDGEFVINPTRLELSRSLLNLVVAGSRKSNVVMLEASAENILQNDFCKAIKLGVKEVQQIILGIDKLCKTHAKDKREFETSASVSEELLDSLKEMARDRLYEVFSDPSHHKFSRDNAVTEIRTECLEKLAEKFPDTESFLLTEAFTXVVKETFRGIILDEYRRCDGRSLTDLRDISCDVDLYQPLHGSALFQRGQTQVLCTVTFDSIESALKSDSVTDSGNQRQNFMLHYEFPPYATNETGRMFSSRRELGHGALAEKSLRPVIPSGFPFTIRLTSEVLESNGSSSMASACGGSLALMDAGVPISSAVAGVAIGLVTKTDPDNPTDIKDYRLMSDLLGIEDYYGDMDFKMAGTKKGITALQADIKLPGLPLKVVMEAIQQATSAKNEILNIMGKTIRKPRSTRKENGPVCETLEVPVSRRARFVGPGGYNIRKIRAETGVSITQIDETNFSVFAPTPSAMNEAKEQMEELLKDDREMELEFGAVYTATITEIRDSGVMVKLYPNMTPTLLHNTQLDVRRVNHPSVLGLEVGQEMSVKYYGRDPVSGKMRLSRKVLMAPASAVVRTLGDKPTATFKPT encoded by the exons ATGGCGGCGCGCATTGGAAGTTTGCGAAACTCGTTTTTACTTCAAAACAAGCGGTACACAAGAACTTGCGTTCTTCTTTACGAGTTTGAGCACAAGCATATGTTGAAGTTTCGGCGATGGAACCATTTTAACCCGTGGAAAAATGCCGAAAGCGCTGGAGATGTCGATATACAGATCGGTACACG ACCACTCAAGATATTTACAGGTAAACTGGCAAGATTTGCTGATGGATGTGCTGTAGCAAAG GTGGGAGAAACATCAGTGATGGTGACTGCAGTCAGCAGAACCAAACCTTCCTCATCAGCATCATTCTTGCCATTGACA GTTGATTACCGTCAGAAAGCTGCTGCAGCCGGTCGGATACCCATGAATCATTTGAGGAGAGATCGTGGTCCGACAGATGTTGAAATTCTTACAAGTAGAATGATTG ACAGATCAATACGACCTTTGTTCCCATCTGGATATTTTTATGACACTCAG ATAATCTGCAACTCCCTAGCATTAGATGGTGCAAATGAACCCGATATACTGAGTATTAATGCAG CTTCAGCAGCCCTTGCTTTGTCTGATATTCCATGGAATGGTCCGATTGGTGCTGTCAGAGTTGGCCATGTCGATGGAGAGTTTGTAATAAATCCAACTCGACTTGAACTGAGCAGAAGTCTACTCAATTTGGTCGTCGCTGGTTCCAGGAAAAGTAATGTTG TCATGCTTGAAGCATCAGCAGAAAATATTCTGCAGAATGATTTTTGCAAAGCCATTAAACTGGGAGTCAAAGAGGTCCAGCAGATTATACTTGGCATAGACAAACTTTGTAAAACCCATGCCAAGGACAAGAGAGAGTTTGAGACTAGTGCTAGTGTCTCGGAGGAACTTTTAGATTCTTTGAAAGA AATGGCTAGAGATAGACTTTATGAAGTGTTTTCAGACCCTTCCCACCACAAG TTTTCAAGAGATAATGCTGTCACTGAAATAAGAACTGAATGTCTGGAGAAACTAGCAG AAAAGTTTCCAGACACTGAGTCTTTCCTGCTGACAGAAGCATTTA CAGTTGTGAAAGAAACTTTCCGAGGGATTATATTGGATGAATATAGGAG GTGTGATGGTCGCAGTCTTACCGACCTACGAGATATCAGTTGTGATGTGGATCTGTATCAACCTCTTCATGGCtctgctttgtttcaaagaggTCAAACACAG GTGTTGTGTACAGTAACATTTGATTCCATAGAATCAGCTCTAAAGTCAGACTCTGTGACAGATTCC GGCAATCAAAGACAAAACTTCATGCTGCATTATGAG TTTCCACCCTATGCAACCAATGAAACAGGGAGAATGTTTTCAAGTAGGAGAGAGCTGGGACATG GTGCTCTAGCTGAAAAGTCTCTGAGACCAGTCATTCCCAGTGGTTTCCCATTTACAATTAGACTGACATCTGAAGTACTAGAATCCAATG GTTCATCATCCATGGCATCAGCTTGTGGAGGAAGTTTGGCACTCATGGATGCAG GTGTTCCGATATCATCAGCAGTAGCTGGTGTGGCCATTGGTCTTGTCACAAAGACAGATCCCGACAATCCAACAGATATCAAAGATTACAGATTGATGTCTGATCTTCTG GGTATAGAAGATTACTATGGTGACATGGATTTCAAGATGGCAGGGACAAAGAAGGGGATTACAGCATTGCAG GCTGATATCAAACTTCCTGGCTTACCTCTCAAAGTTGTCATGGAAGCCATACAGCAAGCCACATCGGCAAAGAATGAAATCCTTAACATCATGGGAAAAACAATCCGTAAGCCGAGGAGTACGCGCAAGGAAAATGGACCTGTATGTG AAACCTTAGAAGTACCTGTATCAAGGCGAGCTCGATTTGTTGGACCAGGAGGGTATAATATCAGAAAAATCAGAGCAGAGACAG GTGTCAGTATTACTCAGATTGATGAGACAAACTTTTCCGTCTTCGCTCCCACACCAAGTGCAATGAATGAAGCCAAAGAACAAATGGAAGAACTGCTGAAAGATGAT AGAGAAATGGAGTTAGAATTTGGAGCTGTGTACACTGCAACAATTACGGAAATTAG AGATTCTGGTGTAATGGTGAAGTTGTATCCAAACATGACTCCTACGTTACTCCATAACACACAGCTTGATGTCAGGAGG GTAAACCATCCCAGTGTTCTAGGGCTTGAAGTAGGCCAAGAAATGTCCGTCAAGTACTATGGTCGTGATCCAGTCAGTGGCAAAATGCGACTGTCACGTAAAGTCCTCATGGCCCCAGCATCAGCAGTTGTCAGGACCTTAGGTGACAAGCCGACGGCTACTTTCAAGCCAACGTGA
- the LOC139149445 gene encoding BTB/POZ domain-containing protein 17-like isoform X1 has translation MKFSAVKVPSVQRLISLMDAPQPAHPGNNAVGAVVAVLEQQQAEPAQNAAANNSPVNQDQAQPSTSTCSNGTSFGTSSSEGVECYGNERNALAEQAKFFNNPLLSDIKLKVGGKTYHAHKLVLVRSSEVFERMFSSDWSDPNKNELELVEDPACVDVFSSFLKFLYSCHITLNTDNSLPVLVLADKYNVSDLRNVCVSHATSFIIPKLQLKDVFHVWFQYATKCYHQKLISSCVRALSPKADDIMGTPEWEREWLDLEKDQLIEILRSSELAIKDEFSLYKAVEKWLQASKYPERQENLETLLKELLQYVRFPMMTANQLCEVEHSAFAEQFPNLFTPYFMMSYKYHALSLESRGASKEFTTSSFLLRNYSDLRWDKRIVIENYSQFPRCSEIMPRFTTRSSTFPVTSWDWEIKIHPKGVSNNTDDFRAILYSNLILDQSRPIEFMLSIVDNSRLLKTVTGRKNFSKSRYTADTEIDKKVSASELGPDSPLLVNDNLILQIILKPVE, from the exons ATGAAATTTTCAGCTGTGAAG GTTCCATCAGTGCAGCGTCTGATATCATTAATGGATGCTCCCCAACCTGCACATCCGGGTAACAATGCTGTAGGAGCTGTTGTAGCAGTCTTGGAACAGCAACAAGCCGAACCGGCGCAGAACGCTGCCGCCAACAACTCGCCAGTGAATCAAGACCAGGCCCAGCCGTCCACATCGACATGTAGCAACGGAACCTCCTTTGGCACCAGCTCATCTGAAGGTGTAGAGTGCTACGGCAATGAGAGAAACGCACTGGCAGAGCAAGCCAAGTTTTTCAACAATCCTCTCCTGAGTGACATCAAGCTTAAAGTTGGTGGAAAGACTTACCATGCTCACAAACTTGTCCTTGTACGATCCAGTGAAGTCTTTGAGAGAATGTTCAGCTCTGACTGGAGTGATCCCAACAAAAAT GAGCTCGAACTTGTAGAAGATCCAGCCTGTGTTGATGTGTTTTCCAGTTTCTTGAAGTTTCTGTATAGCTGTCATATCACACTGAATACTGACAACTCACTGCCTGTTTTGGTGCTTGCCGACAAGTACAATGTAAGTGACCTGCGAAATGTCTGTGTGAGTCATGCCACTTCATTCATCATACCAAAGCTACAGCTTAAAGATGTATTCCATGTGTGGTTCCAGTATGCCACAAAGTGCTATCACCAGAAACTGATTTCAAGTTGTGTGAGGGCACTATCTCCGAAGGCGGATGACATTATGGGGACACCGGAATGGGAACGTGAATGGCTGGACCTGGAGAAGGACCAACTCATTGAGATTCTACGCAGTTCAGAGCTGGCTATCAAAGATGAGTTCTCATTGTACAAAGCTGTTGAGAAATGGCTTCAAGCAAGTAAGTACCCAGAGCGTCAAGAAAACCTTGAAACTCTGTTGAAGGAACTCTTGCAGTACGTGCGCTTTCCAATGATGACAGCCAATCAGCTTTGTGAAGTAGAGCACAGCGCATTTGCTGAACAATTTCCAAATTTGTTCACTCCATACTTCATGATGAGTTACAAGTACCATGCTCTCTCCTTGGAAAGTCGAGGGGCATCAAAGGAGTTCACAACGTCCAGCTTCCTCCTGCGCAATTACAGCGACCTGCGCTGGGACAAGAGAATAGTCATCGAGAATTACTCCCAGTTTCCCAGATGCTCAGAAATCATGCCCCGCTTCACCACCCGATCATCAACCTTCCCTGTCACCAGCTGGGACTGGGAGATCAAAATCCACCCGAAGGGAGTTTCCAACAACACAGATGACTTCCGTGCCATCCTATACTCAAATCTGATACTGGATCAGTCCAGGCCCATTGAGTTCATGTTGTCCATAGTTGATAATAGCcgtttgttaaaaactgtcacaGGGCGCAAGAATTTTTCCAAGAGCAGGTACACAGCTGATACGGAAATTGACAAGAAGGTCTCAGCCAGTGAACTAGGTCCCGATTCTCCACTTCTGGTCAACGATAACTTGAtactgcaaattatattaaAGCCTGTTGAGTGA
- the LOC139149445 gene encoding BTB/POZ domain-containing protein 17-like isoform X2 has protein sequence MDAPQPAHPGNNAVGAVVAVLEQQQAEPAQNAAANNSPVNQDQAQPSTSTCSNGTSFGTSSSEGVECYGNERNALAEQAKFFNNPLLSDIKLKVGGKTYHAHKLVLVRSSEVFERMFSSDWSDPNKNELELVEDPACVDVFSSFLKFLYSCHITLNTDNSLPVLVLADKYNVSDLRNVCVSHATSFIIPKLQLKDVFHVWFQYATKCYHQKLISSCVRALSPKADDIMGTPEWEREWLDLEKDQLIEILRSSELAIKDEFSLYKAVEKWLQASKYPERQENLETLLKELLQYVRFPMMTANQLCEVEHSAFAEQFPNLFTPYFMMSYKYHALSLESRGASKEFTTSSFLLRNYSDLRWDKRIVIENYSQFPRCSEIMPRFTTRSSTFPVTSWDWEIKIHPKGVSNNTDDFRAILYSNLILDQSRPIEFMLSIVDNSRLLKTVTGRKNFSKSRYTADTEIDKKVSASELGPDSPLLVNDNLILQIILKPVE, from the exons ATGGATGCTCCCCAACCTGCACATCCGGGTAACAATGCTGTAGGAGCTGTTGTAGCAGTCTTGGAACAGCAACAAGCCGAACCGGCGCAGAACGCTGCCGCCAACAACTCGCCAGTGAATCAAGACCAGGCCCAGCCGTCCACATCGACATGTAGCAACGGAACCTCCTTTGGCACCAGCTCATCTGAAGGTGTAGAGTGCTACGGCAATGAGAGAAACGCACTGGCAGAGCAAGCCAAGTTTTTCAACAATCCTCTCCTGAGTGACATCAAGCTTAAAGTTGGTGGAAAGACTTACCATGCTCACAAACTTGTCCTTGTACGATCCAGTGAAGTCTTTGAGAGAATGTTCAGCTCTGACTGGAGTGATCCCAACAAAAAT GAGCTCGAACTTGTAGAAGATCCAGCCTGTGTTGATGTGTTTTCCAGTTTCTTGAAGTTTCTGTATAGCTGTCATATCACACTGAATACTGACAACTCACTGCCTGTTTTGGTGCTTGCCGACAAGTACAATGTAAGTGACCTGCGAAATGTCTGTGTGAGTCATGCCACTTCATTCATCATACCAAAGCTACAGCTTAAAGATGTATTCCATGTGTGGTTCCAGTATGCCACAAAGTGCTATCACCAGAAACTGATTTCAAGTTGTGTGAGGGCACTATCTCCGAAGGCGGATGACATTATGGGGACACCGGAATGGGAACGTGAATGGCTGGACCTGGAGAAGGACCAACTCATTGAGATTCTACGCAGTTCAGAGCTGGCTATCAAAGATGAGTTCTCATTGTACAAAGCTGTTGAGAAATGGCTTCAAGCAAGTAAGTACCCAGAGCGTCAAGAAAACCTTGAAACTCTGTTGAAGGAACTCTTGCAGTACGTGCGCTTTCCAATGATGACAGCCAATCAGCTTTGTGAAGTAGAGCACAGCGCATTTGCTGAACAATTTCCAAATTTGTTCACTCCATACTTCATGATGAGTTACAAGTACCATGCTCTCTCCTTGGAAAGTCGAGGGGCATCAAAGGAGTTCACAACGTCCAGCTTCCTCCTGCGCAATTACAGCGACCTGCGCTGGGACAAGAGAATAGTCATCGAGAATTACTCCCAGTTTCCCAGATGCTCAGAAATCATGCCCCGCTTCACCACCCGATCATCAACCTTCCCTGTCACCAGCTGGGACTGGGAGATCAAAATCCACCCGAAGGGAGTTTCCAACAACACAGATGACTTCCGTGCCATCCTATACTCAAATCTGATACTGGATCAGTCCAGGCCCATTGAGTTCATGTTGTCCATAGTTGATAATAGCcgtttgttaaaaactgtcacaGGGCGCAAGAATTTTTCCAAGAGCAGGTACACAGCTGATACGGAAATTGACAAGAAGGTCTCAGCCAGTGAACTAGGTCCCGATTCTCCACTTCTGGTCAACGATAACTTGAtactgcaaattatattaaAGCCTGTTGAGTGA